TATATCCCGGTCACGGTGTAGGTGAAATAAAGGCAATCGAAAAAAAGGATATTATGGGCAGCAATCAGGAGTTCTACATCTTCCTGACGAGGGAGAGCGGCATGACCATTATGATCCCCCGGGCAAACACCAAGACTGTCGGCTTGCGAAAGCTGGTCAATGCCGATGAAATCCCCCGAGTTTTTGAAATTTTAAAGAAAAAAAAGATTAAAGTCGTCAACCAGACATGGAATAAACGATACAAGCTGTTTCATGATAAGATTAAAGGCGGTTCGATTTTTGAAATTGCCGAGGTACTGCGGGACCTGATTCTCATCAGCAGCAACAAAGACCTCTCTTTCGGCGAACGGAAGATGATGGATACCGCCAAGAACCTGCTCGTCAACGAACTTGCCTTGGCAACAGCAAAAAAAGAGCAGTCCGTCGAGGAAAAAATCGAAAATATTTTCGTTTAAGCGTAGCGAGCAATTTCAGGGAAATACTGGGCGTCACCATCATTCCTGCCCCCCACCAGGCTTCCTTTCTGCGGAGAACCTCTTTTCAGCAGCCCATGCACCATGGAGGAATAATTGACTTTTTTTCGTTTACTGGTAGTCTTGGTCGGCTCCCTGCTCTCCTACCAGATTATCTATACCCATACCTATCGGGTAGATTTTTCGGTCATCGGTTTTTTTACCTCGCTGTTGCTGGTCTTTTACCTTTTCTACCTTGTCTCGCAGCTGAAGAAGATCCCCCTGAGAACCATTCTCGGGGGGTTAATCGGCCTGCTGGTGGGCTTATTCATCGCCAACCTGCTGTTCCATGGCATCCTTTTCAACCTTTTTGACGATCCTAAAATAAATTTTATTTTCTACATTTTTATCTATTCCCTGTTTGCCTACGGCTCGCTGGAAATCGGCCTGAAAAAAGGCGATGAATTCGATCTCATGCGCTCCCTGGCACTCAAAGGGGTCAAGGGGAGCGAAAAAATTATTGACACATCAGTCATTATCGATGGCCGCATTGCCGACCTGTCGGAAACCGGTTTTCTCGAAGGCGTCCTGGTCGTTCCCCAATTTGTGCTGCAGGAACTGCAGTCAATTGCTGACTCCCCCGACCCACTCCGTCGAACCCGCGGCCGCCGCGGCTTGGATATCCTCAAGCGCATGCAGAATCAGGCCTTTATCGAGATCAAGATTATCGACGAGGATTTCCCCCGCATCAAGGAGGTCGATGCCAAACTGGTTGCCCTGGCGAAAAAAAAGCAGGCAAAAATCATCACCAACGATTTCAACCTCAACAAGGTAGCCGATCTGCAAGGCGTTGCGGTCCTCAACATTAATCAGTTGGCAAATGCCCTAAAACCGGTTGTCCTGCCGGGCGAAACACTCCATATTCTGATTATGAAAGAGGGAAAAGAGCCGTTGCAGGGAATTGGCTATCTTGATGACGGAACCATGGTCGTTGTTGATCATGCCAAAGATCTGGTGGGCGAGACACTGACCGTGGTGGTAACCAGTGTACTGCAGACCACTGCCGGCCGCATGATCTTCGCCAAGAAGGAGCACTGATAGCAGCCTTGGCTCCGCGAATCTTTACCATTATTGTCGCCGCCGGCTCCGGTCAGCGTTGTCCCGGCCAGCAACGGAAACAGCTTACCCCCCTACTGGGGAAACCGCTTTTTCTCTGGTGCCTGGAAACATTTCACCGCATTGATCAAATCACCGACATTATCCTCGTAGGACCGGCAGACAGCGATGATCTGCTGCAAAAAATGGGATCCATAGTCAAACCATTTACTAAAGTCCGCCAGGTTGTTCCCGGAGGAAACAATCGCCAAAAATCTGTACTCGCCGGCCTGACCGCCATACATCCCACCGCTCAACCCGAAGATCTGATTCTTATCCATGATGGCGTACGCCCGCTGGTCAGTACGCAACTGATCACGCAGGTCATTGACCGCTCTGCTCCCGGCACAGTTATTGCACCGGTTATAACGCCGGCAGAAACGGTAAAATCATTGGGGGAGGGGACAACAGTCATCGGCACTTTGCCGAGAAACCGCATAGG
This is a stretch of genomic DNA from Candidatus Anaeroferrophillus wilburensis. It encodes these proteins:
- a CDS encoding TRAM domain-containing protein — encoded protein: MRSLALKGVKGSEKIIDTSVIIDGRIADLSETGFLEGVLVVPQFVLQELQSIADSPDPLRRTRGRRGLDILKRMQNQAFIEIKIIDEDFPRIKEVDAKLVALAKKKQAKIITNDFNLNKVADLQGVAVLNINQLANALKPVVLPGETLHILIMKEGKEPLQGIGYLDDGTMVVVDHAKDLVGETLTVVVTSVLQTTAGRMIFAKKEH
- a CDS encoding CarD family transcriptional regulator, with translation MFKIGDKAVYPGHGVGEIKAIEKKDIMGSNQEFYIFLTRESGMTIMIPRANTKTVGLRKLVNADEIPRVFEILKKKKIKVVNQTWNKRYKLFHDKIKGGSIFEIAEVLRDLILISSNKDLSFGERKMMDTAKNLLVNELALATAKKEQSVEEKIENIFV